One Deltaproteobacteria bacterium DNA window includes the following coding sequences:
- a CDS encoding DUF2065 domain-containing protein: protein MEYFLCVLGMVMIVEGLPYFAAPARMKVWIRKMAELPDSTVRITGFLLMMAGLGLIYFGRS, encoded by the coding sequence ATGGAATATTTTCTGTGTGTGCTTGGGATGGTCATGATAGTGGAGGGGCTTCCTTATTTCGCCGCCCCTGCAAGGATGAAAGTGTGGATTAGAAAAATGGCTGAGTTGCCGGATTCAACTGTCAGGATCACGGGATTCCTCCTGATGATGGCCGGACTTGGTTTGATCTATTTTGGACGGTCGTGA